In one window of Vanessa atalanta chromosome 10, ilVanAtal1.2, whole genome shotgun sequence DNA:
- the LOC125066820 gene encoding protein CREBRF homolog translates to MSDSIYTHDFLLEPSLEIKQESPFELGAMSASVPIPHRRSELGDFNGDIDLCLQDNQVGSFHSVPTLSYNKLSFEADSSKMEPFKMEDDDIFQVDKADLILGPTLAELNANPDTSLDDLNFDDLLLPEENGYCIQIGGAMSGSKRISNTLQNTNIMATESPCSPYSRAQLAFSPSSQHSSASSSFVPPINQLPELLLRMDGYSGEIALGQSVPASSVLPPFPPSVKAQQTQLSSSAPTHLTMEQIWQRREPRKHLLSTSSLAEAGSVSSLSGGLLSPGTGDFSQDDEDDRDVESDEDSDRYEDLSSDDSNDDCPERKEARLAKKEKYFWQYNVQAKGPKGQRLILKKKLEDPHVLNSVTDPVFSPNCNVKGIKHSGKARKGDGNDLTPNPRKLYLIGLELDKLGKIINDMIPVSELPFNVRPKTRKEKNKLASRACRLKKKAQHEANKLKLYGLQQEHRRLLSGINQMKQIVCNRVTNPENNVDWSSHINGLVATATEVKIAGKTSEFVNMILDNVKSGQNNGGLNDI, encoded by the exons TTTAGAGATAAAACAGGAGTCGCCCTTCGAATTGGGCGCGATGTCAGCATCAGTACCAATTCCACATAGGCGATCAGAACTTGGTGACTTCAATGGAGACATAGACTTGTGTTTACAAGACAATCAAGTTGGATCCTTTCACAGTGTTCCTACATTGTCATATAACAAACTGTCATTTGAAGCTGATTCCTCAAAAATGGAACCATTTAAAATGGAAGATGATGATATATTTCAAGTAGATAAAGCTGACTTAATATTAGGACCTACTCTGGCAGAGTTAAATGCAAATCCAGATACTTCCTTGGATGATTTGAACTTTGATGACTTACTCTTACCAGAGGAAAATGGATACTGTATACAAATAGGTGGTGCCATGAGTGGATCAAAACGTATTTCAAATACTTTACAGAACACAAATATAATGGCCACAGAAAGTCCCTGTAGTCCATATAGTCGTGCACAACTTGCCTTTTCCCCGTCGAGCCAGCATAGTTCAGCTTCATCAAGTTTTGTTCCACCAATTAACCAGTTACCAGAATTACTGCTTCGTATGGATGGTTACAGTGGTGAAATTGCTTTGGGACAATCGGTACCTGCATCTTCTGTATTGCCACCTTTTCCTCCTAGTGTAAAAGCACAACAGACACAACTATCATCTTCTGCTCCTACACATTTGACAATGGAACAG ATATGGCAGCGAAGAGAACCACGAAAGCATTTACTATCCACAAGTTCCCTAGCAGAAGCAGGCTCAGTTTCGTCACTTTCTGGTGGTCTACTCAGTCCAGGAACTGGTGACTTCTCACAAGATGATGAGGATGATAGAGATGTAGAATCTGATGAAGATAGTGACAGATACGAGGACCTCTCTTCTGAtg ATTCAAATGATGATTGTCCAGAAAGGAAGGAAGCTAGGCTtgcaaaaaaggaaaaatacttTTGGCAGTACAATGTACAAGCTAAAGGACCTAAAGGACAGAGATTGATATTGAAGAAAAAGTTGGAGGACCCACATGTATTAAATTCAGTTACAGATCCTGTATTCAGCCCAAATTGCAATGTGAAGGGTATAAAACAtag TGGAAAAGCAAGGAAAGGTGACGGGAATGACTTAACACCAAATCCAAGAAAACTGTATCTGATTGGCTTAGAATTGGATAAATTGGGAAAAATAATCAATGATATGATCCCTGTGAGTGAATTGCCATTCAATGTAAGACCAAAAACAAGGAAAGAGAAAAACAAACTAGCATCCAGAGCATGCAGATTAAAGAAAAAAGCACAACATGAAGCAAACAAATTAAAGTTGTATGGTTTACAACAAGAACATC GGCGGTTGCTGAGTGGAATCAATCAAATGAAACAAATTGTTTGCAATAGGGTAACTAATCCAGAAAATAATGTAGATTGGTCCTCACACATCAATGGTCTAGTTGCTACAGCAACAG AGGTGAAAATAGCTGGGAAAACATCCGAGTTTGTTAATATGATATTGGACAATGTTAAATCAGGACAAAATAATGGTGGTTTAAACGACATATGA